The Denticeps clupeoides chromosome 5, fDenClu1.1, whole genome shotgun sequence genome includes a region encoding these proteins:
- the oprd1b gene encoding opioid receptor, delta 1b, whose protein sequence is MELPTMSVADLGDLYNVTLREELLGLLSNGSMEEEQDAARSATSLTIAVCITALYSVICVVGLLGNILVMYGVVRYTKMKTATNIYIFNLALADALATSTLPFQSAKYLMQTWPFGELLCKVVIAIDYYNMFTSIFTLTMMSVDRYIAVCHPVRALDFRTPVKAKIINVCIWILSSAIGVPIMIMAVTVVNDKGKTVCMLNFPNPDWYWDTVTKICVFIFAFVVPVLVITICYGLMILRLKSVRLLSGSKEKDKNLRRITRMVLVVVAAFIICWTPIHIFIIVKTLMDIDTNNLLVVACWHLCIALGYTNSSLNPVLYAFLDENFKRCFRDFCLPFRSRMDQNSFSMARNATREPISVCTPSESVKKPA, encoded by the exons ATGGAGCTGCCGACCATGTCCGTCGCGGATCTCGGCGACCTGTATAACGTGACCCTGCGAGAGGAGCTCCTGGGACTCCTGTCCAACGGGAGCATGGAAGAGGAGCAGGACGCCGCCAGGAGCGCCACCAGTCTCACCATCGCCGTCTGCATCACGGCGCTTTACTCCGTTATCTGCGTGGTGGGACTGCTGGGGAACATCCTGGTGATGTACGGGGTGGTGAG GTACACCAAAATGAAGACTGcaaccaacatctacatcttcaacCTGGCCCTGGCTGATGCATTAGCAACCAGCACCCTGCCCTTCCAGAGTGCTAAATACTTGATGCAGACATGGCCGTTTGGTGAGCTGCTGTGTAAGGTGGTGATCGCCATCGACTACTACAACATGTTCACCAGCATCTTCACTCTCACCATGATGAGTGTTGACCGCTACATCGCTGTCTGTCACCCAGTGAGGGCGCTAGACTTCCGCACGCCAGTCAAAGCCAAGATCATCAATGTATGCATCTGGATCCTGTCCTCGGCCATAGGGGTGCCTATTATGATCATGGCTGTCACTGTGGTCAATGACAAAG GTAAGACAGTGTGCATGCTGAATTTCCCAAATCCTGACTGGTACTGGGACACTGTGACCAAGATCTGCGTATTCATCTTTGCCTTCGTGGTTCCTGTTCTGGTCATCACCATCTGCTATGGCCTGATGATTCTTCGCCTGAAGAGTGTGCGCCTGCTCTCTGGTTCTAAAGAGAAAGACAAGAACTTGCGTCGCATCACTCGTATGGTGCTGGTCGTGGTGGCAGCCTTCATCATTTGCTGGACCCCCatccacatttttattattgtcaagACCCTCATGGACATTGACACCAATAACCTTCTGGTGGTGGCTTGCTGGCACTTATGCATAGCACTGGGCTACACCAACAGTAGCCTCAACCCGGTCCTTTACGCCTTTCTGGACGAAAATTTCAAGAGGTGCTTCCGGGATTTCTGCCTGCCTTTTCGTTCTCGCATGGACCAGAACAGCTTCTCCATGGCCCGGAATGCCACTCGGGAGCCCATTTCAGTTTGCACTCCTTCAGAGTCTGTGAAGAAGCCGGCATGA
- the rcc1 gene encoding regulator of chromosome condensation gives MPGRRTTKRPPEAASDANPVKKAKGPTAALKESVVLHSSHAKEKGLVLVLGQGDVGQLGLGEDVLERKRPALVTLPESVVQAVAGGMHTVCLSDTGNIYTFGCNDEGALGRDTSEEGSEMSPGKVELDELLVQVCAGDSHTAALSEHGTVYIWGSFRDNNGIIGLLEPMKKCTKPVKVPINEPVVKIASGNDHLVMLTQGGDLYTSGCGEQGQLGRVPERFSTRGGRKGLMRLLEPQIVKVQSRRKIHFTDVFCGAYFTFAVSKEAYVYGFGLSNYHQLGTQGTSTCFSPLKLTAFKNSTTSWICFSGGQHHTICLDSEGKVYSLGRAEYGRLGLGQGVEEKSEPTAVPGIDGAQLVACGASVSYAVTKQGSVFAWGMGTNLQLGTGEEDDEWSPVEMKGKQLENRAVLSVSSGGQHTVLLVKDMQES, from the exons ATGCCGGGGAGAAGGACTACAAAAAGGCCACCTGAGGCTGCATCAGATGCCAATCCTGTTAAAAAAGCCAAAG GTCCCACAGCAGCTCTGAAGGAGTCGGTGGTGCTGCACAGTAGTCACGCAAAGGAGAAAGgtctggtcctggtcctgggACAGGGAGATGTGGGCCAGTTGGGACTGGGTGAGGACGTCCTGGAGCGGAAGAGGCCAGCCCTGGTGACTCTTCCGGAGTCCGTGGTCCAGGCTGTGGCAGGCGGTATGCACACGGTCTGTCTTAGTGACACTGGAAAT ATCTACACATTTGGCTGTAATGATGAGGGAGCTCTTGGTCGAGACACATCGGAGGAGGGCTCGGAGATGTCTCCCGGAAAGGTGGAGTTGGACGAGCTGCTGGTGCAGGTCTGTGCCGGGGACAGCCACACGGCCGCACTGTCCGAACACGGCACAGTTTACATATGGGGCTCTTTCAGG GATAATAATGGAATTATTGGTTTACTTGAGCCAATGAAAAAATGCACGAAACCTGTGAAAGTGCCCATCAACGAACCAGTGGTTAAAATTGCTTCAG GCAACGATCACCTGGTCATGCTGACGCAGGGAGGAGACCTGTACACGTCCGGCTGTGGCGAGCAGGGCCAGCTGGGACGAGTGCCGGAGCGCTTCTCCACCCGCGGTGGGAGGAAGGGCCTGA TGAGGCTGTTGGAGCCACAGATCGTTAAAGTTCAGTCACGAAGGAAGATTCATTTCACAGATGTGTTCTGTGGCGCCTATTTCACCTTTGCCGTGTCTAAAGAAGCCTACGTCTATGGTTTTGGCCTTTCCAACTACCACCAACTTG GAACCCAAGGCACAAGCACCTGCTTTTCACCACTGAAGCTCACAGCCTTTAAAAACTCCACCACCTCCTGGATTTGTTTCTCTGGAGGGCAGCACCACACTATTTGTCTGGACTCTGAAG GTAAGGTCTACAGTCTTGGACGGGCGGAGTATGGCCGTTTGGGCTTGGGTCAGGGGGTGGAGGAAAAGAGTGAGCCCACAGCAGTGCCTGGGATTGATGGGGCACAGTTGGTAGCATGCGGCGCATCTGTCAGCTATGCAGTCACAAAGCAAG gGTCTGTATTTGCCTGGGGTATGGGCACCAACCTCCAGTTGGGCACCGGGGAGGAAGACGACGAGTGGAGCCCTGTTGAAATGAAGGGCAAACAGCTAGAGAACCGGGCAGTTCTGTCTGTGTCCAGTGGGGGGCAGCACACTGTCCTGTTGGTTAAAGACATGCAAGAAAGCTGA